Proteins encoded within one genomic window of Syntrophales bacterium:
- the thiE gene encoding thiamine phosphate synthase, whose product MKPIGKLHILTDTVLQTRFSHVELARLAINGGADTIQFRQKSGSTREMIQVAKQMKQLCAKNGVTLIVNDRVDVAIAAEVDGVHLGQDDFTIPLARKLLGEDVIIGGSASTIEEARECLSEGADYVGFGPVYPTTSKDDANPVTGIPMLKQVVEAIPLPIIVIGGVSAENVPEVMRAGAYGIAVISAVCCQDDPEQATRALHRALYEGT is encoded by the coding sequence ATGAAACCAATAGGGAAATTGCACATTCTGACGGATACTGTGCTGCAAACGCGCTTCTCGCACGTGGAACTTGCCAGACTGGCGATCAATGGGGGGGCTGATACCATTCAGTTCCGGCAGAAAAGCGGATCTACGCGAGAAATGATTCAGGTCGCCAAACAGATGAAGCAGTTGTGTGCAAAAAACGGTGTCACGTTAATTGTTAACGATCGCGTGGACGTTGCCATTGCCGCGGAGGTGGACGGCGTCCATCTGGGACAGGATGATTTTACTATCCCTCTGGCACGAAAATTACTGGGGGAAGATGTTATCATCGGGGGCTCCGCTTCCACCATTGAGGAGGCCAGGGAGTGCCTCTCGGAGGGGGCGGACTATGTGGGATTCGGGCCTGTCTATCCAACCACTTCCAAAGATGACGCAAACCCTGTTACCGGGATTCCCATGCTGAAACAGGTGGTTGAGGCCATTCCCTTACCGATAATTGTCATTGGTGGCGTGAGTGCTGAGAATGTACCTGAGGTTATGAGAGCAGGCGCTTATGGAATTGCGGTGATTTCAGCCGTCTGCTGTCAGGATGACCCCGAACAGGCCACCAGAGCACTCCATAGGGCCCTTTATGAAGGGACGTAG
- a CDS encoding tetratricopeptide repeat protein: MKADFKRNQITTVGQDFSIAQYKANTIRFRQNVGQSRQRNGGSSTFRAAILLMAVFLLLPIQSFAATKVFEREYTYQASEADSKLSCRVIALEQVKRLLLEELGTYLQSISEVKDGVLTKDEIVTLTAGVVRTEVVSEHWDGKVYRLKARIKANPDHVIKAINRLRNDRQKSKDLAESQARAKQYLNDIKRLKQELSKVKGEALKRKQIEYVQAVKNLSAENWFERGLYFCEFQLYNEAIVAFTKTLEITPRYAGAYYNRGTAWAMKGDYDRAIVDFNRALEIDPRCAKAYYNRGIAWADKGDFNRAIADYTKALEIDPRYANAYNTRGYAWGKKGDIDRAIADYTKALEIDPRDAVAYHNRGIAWADKGDFNRAIADYTKVLEIDPRYADAYYNRGNAWGKKGDFNRAIADYTKALEIDPRDANAYNNRGHAWHGKGDYDRAIADYTKALEIDPRYAKAYNNRGNAWGGKGNPDRAIADFNRALEIDPRYAEAYCGRGAAWIMKGDFWQASADARKGLSLKPEDKECQILVDYLKAKVRGKE; the protein is encoded by the coding sequence GTGAAGGCAGATTTTAAAAGAAATCAGATTACCACTGTAGGGCAAGACTTTAGCATTGCTCAATATAAAGCCAATACAATACGGTTCCGGCAAAATGTAGGGCAGTCCCGCCAAAGAAACGGCGGATCTTCGACCTTCAGGGCTGCTATATTGCTGATGGCCGTGTTCCTGCTGCTTCCCATCCAGTCTTTTGCCGCCACCAAAGTCTTTGAACGGGAATACACCTACCAGGCCAGCGAAGCGGACAGCAAACTCTCCTGCCGGGTCATCGCTCTGGAACAGGTAAAAAGACTGCTCCTGGAGGAATTGGGGACATATCTCCAGAGCATCTCCGAGGTCAAAGATGGCGTATTGACTAAAGACGAGATTGTCACCCTGACTGCCGGAGTCGTTCGAACTGAAGTAGTATCAGAGCATTGGGATGGGAAGGTTTACCGCCTCAAGGCCAGGATAAAAGCCAACCCCGATCATGTGATCAAAGCCATCAACCGCCTGCGCAATGACCGCCAGAAAAGCAAGGACCTGGCAGAATCCCAGGCAAGAGCGAAGCAGTATTTGAACGATATTAAGCGCCTGAAACAGGAATTATCTAAAGTCAAAGGGGAAGCTCTTAAACGCAAGCAGATTGAATATGTCCAGGCAGTCAAAAACCTGAGTGCCGAGAACTGGTTTGAACGGGGGCTTTATTTTTGTGAGTTCCAGCTTTACAATGAAGCGATAGTAGCCTTTACCAAGACCCTGGAGATAACCCCACGCTATGCCGGTGCCTACTACAACCGGGGGACTGCCTGGGCCATGAAAGGCGACTATGACCGGGCCATCGTCGATTTCAACAGAGCTCTGGAGATAGACCCACGATGTGCCAAGGCCTACTACAACCGGGGGATTGCCTGGGCCGACAAAGGCGACTTTAACCGCGCTATCGCTGATTACACCAAAGCCCTGGAGATAGACCCACGATATGCCAATGCCTACAACACCCGGGGGTATGCCTGGGGCAAGAAGGGCGATATTGATCGCGCTATCGCTGATTACACCAAAGCCCTGGAGATAGACCCGCGTGATGCCGTGGCCTACCATAACCGGGGGATTGCCTGGGCCGACAAAGGCGACTTTAACCGCGCTATCGCTGATTACACCAAAGTCCTGGAGATAGACCCACGATATGCCGATGCCTACTACAACCGGGGGAATGCCTGGGGCAAGAAGGGCGACTTTAACCGCGCTATCGCTGATTACACCAAAGCCCTGGAGATAGACCCACGTGATGCCAATGCCTACAACAACCGGGGGCATGCCTGGCACGGAAAAGGCGACTATGATCGGGCTATCGCTGATTACACCAAAGCTCTGGAGATAGACCCACGATATGCCAAGGCCTACAACAACCGAGGGAATGCTTGGGGTGGGAAAGGCAACCCTGACCGTGCCATAGCCGATTTCAACAGGGCTTTGGAGATAGACCCACGCTATGCCGAGGCCTACTGTGGCCGAGGGGCTGCCTGGATCATGAAAGGCGATTTTTGGCAAGCCTCGGCCGACGCCAGGAAGGGCCTCAGTCTAAAACCGGAGGATAAAGAGTGCCAAATACTTGTAGACTATTTGAAAGCAAAAGTGAGGGGTAAAGAATAA
- the thiM gene encoding hydroxyethylthiazole kinase, which produces MFDQQLARKAAENLKNMREKRPLIHNITNYVVMNYTANALLACGASPVMAHAEEEVEEMVSFAGALVLNIGTLTPYWIDSMLKAGKRANELNIPIILDPVGSGATKLRTESAKRLIDNLKINVVRGNASEVLSLAHEGSRTKGVDAIHSVDEAADAAIVLAGELDTTLAITGEVDLITDGRRVCKVYNGHELMGYVTGTGCTATVLIGAFLAVDRDPVEAATTALAYFGLAGEKGAAEAKAPGSFQMAVLDALFSIDETALHKGARIKI; this is translated from the coding sequence ATGTTTGATCAACAATTGGCACGAAAAGCAGCAGAAAATCTTAAGAACATGCGGGAGAAAAGGCCTCTGATCCATAACATCACCAACTATGTGGTGATGAATTATACGGCCAACGCATTGCTGGCATGCGGTGCTTCTCCTGTTATGGCGCATGCGGAAGAAGAAGTTGAGGAGATGGTCTCCTTTGCTGGTGCACTGGTACTGAACATCGGGACACTTACCCCCTACTGGATTGATTCAATGTTAAAGGCAGGGAAACGCGCCAATGAACTGAATATCCCCATTATCCTGGATCCGGTGGGTTCAGGAGCCACAAAGCTCCGTACCGAGTCCGCCAAGCGGCTTATCGATAACCTTAAAATTAATGTAGTCCGGGGAAATGCCTCAGAGGTCCTTTCCCTTGCGCATGAGGGATCCCGAACCAAAGGTGTCGATGCTATCCACAGTGTGGATGAAGCAGCCGATGCAGCCATTGTCCTGGCCGGCGAACTGGATACGACGCTGGCTATTACCGGTGAAGTGGATCTGATCACGGATGGGAGACGTGTATGCAAGGTCTATAACGGGCATGAGCTCATGGGATACGTGACGGGTACAGGCTGTACGGCAACTGTTCTCATAGGAGCTTTTCTGGCAGTGGATCGGGATCCCGTGGAGGCCGCGACCACGGCATTAGCCTACTTTGGACTGGCAGGTGAAAAGGGCGCAGCCGAAGCAAAGGCGCCGGGGAGTTTTCAGATGGCCGTGCTCGACGCCCTCTTCAGCATTGATGAAACAGCACTGCACAAAGGGGCGAGGATTAAGATTTAA
- a CDS encoding C69 family dipeptidase: protein MSILKKFIMFLFVFTLLIGQATSWACTTIIVGKDATADGSVIVAHSDDDVDDERVAYVPAADHKPGSMRPVYYDNCSLGLDKRYNATEVRRYVGTDRGAVYDTKDYAPSKPVGYIPQVAHTYAYFDSNYGMMNEHQLMIGECTCGAKEEPGPEPGKRIFYSSELSRVALERCKSAREAILLIGKLIKEYGYYGTGETLLIGDSKEGWVLEMCGYDKNGKDGIWVAKRVPDNGLFVEANEFRIREVKKNSPDMMYSDNLFKVCQEKGWWNPKDGELDWLKAVSWGEYGHPYYSLRRVWGVFRKANRSLNLPAWVKDGYTNAYPFSVVPDKKLTVADVMDLYRDHYEGTEFDMTKGKAAGPFGNPVRFEKNPDQDDTNNLNTFKPKGAWERPLSIYRCGVSWILQARSWLPDPVGGVCWIGLDRPATTCLMPFYAGVNGLPRSLEKMNILEFNRRSAWWAFNFVANYATLKYSYMIKDIKAKQKELEGRAYAMQPAIDQAALTLYKNGNEKLCREYLTSFCNTNAEQVISEWWKLSGNLIVKYNNGCITTEKEVMKRVGYPDWWLKDAGYYKGPISYKKP, encoded by the coding sequence ATGAGTATTTTAAAAAAATTTATAATGTTTCTTTTTGTTTTTACTCTATTGATTGGCCAGGCTACGTCATGGGCATGTACAACCATTATTGTCGGCAAGGATGCTACCGCTGACGGGTCGGTTATAGTTGCTCACTCGGATGATGATGTTGATGACGAAAGAGTCGCCTATGTTCCCGCCGCCGATCACAAGCCCGGTTCCATGCGACCGGTTTATTATGACAACTGCAGCCTTGGGCTTGATAAACGGTACAATGCCACAGAAGTCCGCCGTTATGTCGGTACCGACCGGGGGGCCGTTTACGACACAAAAGATTACGCTCCCAGCAAGCCTGTCGGATACATTCCACAGGTGGCACACACGTACGCCTATTTTGATTCAAATTACGGCATGATGAACGAACATCAGCTGATGATAGGCGAATGCACCTGTGGTGCCAAGGAAGAGCCCGGACCTGAACCCGGTAAGCGAATTTTTTACAGCTCAGAGCTTTCCCGGGTAGCTCTGGAGAGATGCAAGAGTGCACGCGAGGCAATATTGCTCATCGGAAAACTTATCAAAGAGTACGGCTATTACGGAACCGGCGAGACACTGCTTATCGGTGATTCCAAAGAAGGCTGGGTTCTGGAAATGTGCGGATACGACAAGAATGGCAAAGACGGTATCTGGGTGGCAAAGCGCGTACCTGACAATGGGCTTTTTGTCGAAGCTAATGAATTTCGCATACGTGAAGTCAAGAAAAATTCTCCGGACATGATGTACTCCGACAACCTTTTCAAGGTATGTCAGGAAAAAGGATGGTGGAATCCCAAAGACGGTGAGCTTGATTGGCTAAAAGCGGTCAGCTGGGGCGAATACGGCCATCCATATTATTCCCTCCGGCGGGTCTGGGGGGTATTCAGGAAGGCTAACCGCTCTCTCAACCTGCCCGCCTGGGTTAAAGACGGCTATACCAATGCCTATCCATTTTCAGTGGTTCCGGATAAAAAACTCACGGTTGCCGACGTCATGGATCTTTATCGCGATCATTATGAAGGAACCGAGTTTGACATGACCAAAGGGAAAGCCGCCGGGCCTTTCGGCAATCCCGTACGCTTTGAGAAAAATCCTGATCAGGACGACACAAATAACTTGAATACGTTTAAACCCAAAGGTGCGTGGGAGAGGCCGCTATCCATCTATCGTTGTGGTGTGAGCTGGATATTACAGGCCCGCAGCTGGCTGCCTGATCCTGTTGGCGGTGTCTGCTGGATCGGACTCGACCGTCCTGCCACGACCTGTCTTATGCCTTTTTATGCGGGAGTCAACGGGCTTCCACGTTCCCTGGAAAAGATGAACATTCTTGAATTCAATCGCAGAAGCGCCTGGTGGGCCTTCAACTTTGTGGCCAACTACGCTACCCTTAAATACTCTTACATGATCAAGGATATCAAGGCGAAGCAAAAAGAGCTGGAAGGACGGGCCTATGCCATGCAGCCCGCCATCGATCAGGCGGCGCTGACACTTTATAAAAACGGCAACGAGAAACTGTGCCGCGAATACCTGACTTCTTTCTGCAATACCAATGCTGAACAAGTTATTTCAGAATGGTGGAAACTATCTGGAAATCTTATCGTCAAATACAACAACGGGTGTATTACGACCGAAAAGGAAGTAATGAAGAGGGTAGGGTATCCTGATTGGTGGCTAAAGGATGCCGGTTACTACAAGGGACCGATATCGTATAAAAAGCCGTAG
- a CDS encoding DNA-binding protein produces MKYSEAKQGRIFVIRLEDGDIIHEEIEQFAREKSIKAGTLIILGGADEGSRLVVGPEDGRKDPIVPMEHILDNVNEIAGVGTIFPDENGNPALHMHVACGRNSSTVTGCVRKGVKAWHILEVILFELVDTTALRAFDSTTGFDLLKP; encoded by the coding sequence ATGAAATATTCAGAAGCCAAACAGGGAAGAATATTTGTTATCCGTCTTGAGGACGGGGATATTATTCATGAGGAGATTGAACAATTTGCCCGTGAAAAATCTATTAAAGCCGGGACTTTAATCATCTTAGGGGGAGCTGATGAGGGGAGTAGGCTTGTGGTGGGTCCCGAAGACGGACGCAAAGACCCGATTGTCCCTATGGAGCATATCCTTGACAACGTGAACGAGATAGCAGGGGTAGGGACTATCTTTCCTGATGAAAACGGTAACCCTGCGTTGCATATGCATGTAGCCTGTGGAAGAAATTCATCAACAGTCACCGGATGTGTCCGTAAAGGGGTCAAGGCATGGCATATATTAGAGGTGATCTTATTTGAATTGGTTGACACTACCGCCCTTCGCGCTTTCGATTCGACTACGGGATTTGATCTCCTAAAACCATAA
- the thiL gene encoding thiamine-phosphate kinase has translation MSENLSDIGEFGLIDRIHRLLEKEGLRTPGVTLGIGDDTASFKPRAGHEILITCDSMVEGRHYLPDRITPFDLGRRAMALNISDIGAMGGQPLYALVSLGLKADTLVTDVEAIYRGFIAELNPFGASIVGGNVTKAEHAIFIDVTLIGEAEPDKIVRRSTAKAGDIILITGYPGQSAAGLRLLLNAAAGEDLNNHPLVRAFNTPSHRAREGKAIAQSGYATAMIDTSDGFLGDLGHVCEESGVGATLNLESIPISEELRKAAVELGLDPYELALKESDDYELIVTCSADHVEGIRSAVAAVSDVPVTEVGLITDAADGIKLIFQDGTQRAVTPAGWDHFSG, from the coding sequence ATGTCTGAAAACTTGTCCGACATTGGAGAATTCGGATTGATTGACCGTATCCATAGACTCCTTGAGAAGGAAGGCCTTCGTACACCGGGCGTTACTTTGGGGATCGGGGATGATACCGCATCGTTCAAGCCCCGTGCAGGCCATGAAATCCTCATCACCTGTGACTCTATGGTGGAAGGACGACATTACCTGCCCGACCGTATTACTCCGTTCGATCTGGGGCGGCGTGCAATGGCCTTAAATATCAGTGACATTGGAGCAATGGGAGGTCAGCCCCTGTATGCCCTCGTATCCCTTGGATTGAAAGCGGATACACTCGTAACGGACGTGGAAGCGATATACCGTGGATTCATCGCGGAACTTAATCCGTTTGGGGCATCGATCGTCGGTGGCAATGTGACAAAAGCCGAACATGCCATCTTTATCGACGTTACCCTGATCGGAGAAGCGGAGCCGGACAAGATTGTCCGCCGTTCAACGGCGAAGGCCGGTGATATAATACTGATTACCGGTTATCCAGGCCAGTCTGCTGCCGGACTGCGCCTGCTGCTGAATGCCGCAGCCGGAGAAGATTTGAATAACCATCCGCTGGTACGGGCTTTTAACACCCCTTCCCATCGAGCACGGGAAGGGAAGGCGATTGCCCAATCGGGATACGCAACGGCGATGATCGATACCAGTGATGGGTTTCTTGGAGATCTGGGGCATGTCTGCGAAGAGAGCGGTGTGGGCGCCACTCTAAATTTGGAGAGTATACCGATAAGCGAGGAATTACGAAAGGCCGCTGTTGAACTCGGCCTGGATCCGTATGAACTGGCGCTGAAAGAGAGTGATGATTATGAGCTGATCGTTACCTGTTCCGCTGACCATGTGGAGGGGATCCGCTCTGCTGTCGCTGCAGTGAGCGACGTCCCGGTGACTGAGGTTGGTCTGATCACCGATGCGGCCGACGGCATTAAACTTATATTCCAGGATGGTACGCAACGCGCAGTTACTCCTGCCGGCTGGGATCACTTTAGTGGATGA